A part of Nocardioides plantarum genomic DNA contains:
- a CDS encoding DivIVA domain-containing protein, which yields MIWFFAIVVVLAMGGIALVASGRGAPMADAYDDRPDALVPADGDLGPQDLRRVRFSLGFRGYRMTEVDALLSRLAAQLEADQAWRPPAADPVADPVVERPVTLAKHPEPAPADADPERHGGVVPPG from the coding sequence ATGATCTGGTTCTTCGCGATCGTCGTGGTCCTGGCCATGGGCGGCATCGCCCTGGTCGCCTCCGGGCGCGGCGCCCCGATGGCCGACGCCTACGACGACCGCCCCGACGCCCTGGTCCCCGCCGACGGCGACCTCGGTCCGCAGGACCTGCGTCGCGTGCGCTTCTCGCTCGGGTTCCGCGGCTACCGGATGACCGAGGTCGACGCGCTGCTGTCGCGGCTGGCCGCGCAGCTCGAGGCGGACCAGGCCTGGCGGCCCCCCGCCGCGGACCCGGTCGCGGACCCGGTCGTCGAGCGTCCGGTCACCCTCGCCAAGCATCCTGAGCCGGCACCGGCCGACGCCGACCCGGAGCGCCACGGGGGCGTCGTACCTCCCGGGTGA
- a CDS encoding M14 family zinc carboxypeptidase, with the protein MHSLSVRFLALLLLVVALVVPPGAPASAAGDPAAFEKRILGRSVGGRPIVAYHLGQPDRPGVKKVVLFSTMHGNERDTRLALAGLVKGPTVAGLDLWVVPVYNPDGYAAGSRRNARGVDLNRNFSYGWKDLDGNYESGSGPASEPETKAAMTFLRRVDPDYVLSFHQPLYGVDIDTKTPSFARKVASTLRLPTQNLDCGGVCHGTMTGWFNRYFDGTALTVEYGTYPSRSDMEKNVPDRILRIFGAIRGDVSFGPVTP; encoded by the coding sequence ATGCACTCCCTCTCGGTACGGTTCCTGGCCCTTCTCCTGCTCGTCGTCGCCCTCGTCGTACCCCCGGGCGCGCCGGCGTCCGCCGCCGGTGACCCGGCCGCCTTCGAGAAGCGCATCCTGGGCCGATCGGTCGGCGGGCGGCCGATCGTCGCCTACCACCTCGGCCAGCCCGACCGGCCCGGGGTGAAGAAGGTCGTGCTCTTCTCCACGATGCACGGCAACGAGCGCGACACCCGTCTCGCCCTCGCCGGCCTGGTCAAGGGCCCGACGGTCGCGGGCCTCGACCTGTGGGTCGTGCCGGTCTACAACCCCGACGGGTACGCCGCCGGCAGCCGGCGCAACGCCCGCGGCGTCGACCTCAACCGCAACTTCTCCTACGGCTGGAAGGACCTCGACGGCAACTACGAGTCCGGCAGCGGCCCGGCCTCCGAGCCCGAGACCAAGGCCGCGATGACGTTCCTGCGTCGGGTCGACCCCGACTACGTGCTGAGCTTCCACCAGCCGCTCTACGGCGTCGACATCGACACCAAGACCCCGTCCTTCGCCCGCAAGGTGGCCTCCACCCTCCGCCTGCCCACCCAGAACCTCGACTGCGGCGGCGTCTGTCACGGCACCATGACCGGCTGGTTCAACCGCTACTTCGACGGCACCGCGCTGACCGTCGAGTACGGCACCTACCCCTCGCGCAGCGACATGGAGAAGAACGTCCCCGACCGGATCCTGCGCATCTTCGGCGCGATCCGTGGCGACGTCTCGTTCGGGCCGGTCACGCCCTGA
- a CDS encoding enoyl-CoA hydratase/isomerase family protein has translation MTAVPTDAPVLLDLTDGVATITLNRPDAMNSLDIATKELLLETVVRVAEDPAARCVVLTGTGRAFCTGQDLKEHVQLLHNGGSDQLFTTVDQHYNPLVTALAGMEKPVIAAVNGVAAGAGASLAFACDLRILADTAGFNLAFANVALSCDTGASYHLPLLVGRSKAMELLYFPRTVKADEALELGLATTVVPADAFAAEVTSLATRLAAGPTVALGAIRRSVSYAAGVTLAEALELESAMMTKTGATADHAAAVAAFVAKEKPVFEGR, from the coding sequence ATGACTGCTGTCCCGACCGATGCGCCCGTGCTCCTCGACCTCACCGACGGGGTCGCCACGATCACCCTCAACCGGCCGGACGCGATGAACAGCCTCGACATCGCGACCAAGGAGCTGCTGCTCGAGACGGTCGTCCGGGTCGCCGAGGACCCGGCCGCGCGGTGCGTCGTACTGACCGGCACCGGGCGCGCGTTCTGCACCGGCCAGGACCTCAAGGAGCACGTCCAGCTGCTCCACAACGGCGGCAGCGACCAGCTCTTCACCACCGTCGACCAGCACTACAACCCGCTCGTGACGGCGCTGGCGGGCATGGAGAAGCCCGTGATCGCCGCCGTCAACGGCGTGGCGGCCGGCGCCGGCGCGTCCCTCGCCTTTGCCTGCGACCTGCGGATCCTCGCCGACACCGCCGGCTTCAACCTGGCCTTCGCCAACGTCGCGCTCTCCTGCGACACCGGCGCCTCCTATCACCTGCCCCTCCTCGTCGGACGCTCCAAGGCGATGGAGCTCCTCTACTTCCCCCGCACCGTCAAGGCCGACGAGGCCCTCGAGCTCGGCCTCGCCACGACCGTCGTCCCCGCCGACGCGTTCGCCGCCGAGGTCACCTCCCTGGCCACCCGCCTGGCCGCCGGCCCCACCGTCGCCCTGGGCGCCATCCGCCGCTCGGTCTCCTACGCCGCCGGTGTCACCCTCGCCGAGGCCCTCGAGCTGGAGAGCGCGATGATGACCAAGACCGGCGCCACCGCCGACCACGCCGCCGCCGTCGCCGCGTTCGTGGCCAAGGAAAAGCCGGTGTTCGAGGGGCGTTGA
- a CDS encoding DUF3117 domain-containing protein, whose amino-acid sequence MAAMKPRTGDGPLEVTKEGRGIVMRVPLEGGGRLVVELNAEEAGALGDALKNVVG is encoded by the coding sequence ATGGCGGCGATGAAGCCGCGGACCGGCGACGGTCCGCTCGAGGTCACCAAGGAAGGCCGCGGCATCGTGATGCGCGTGCCGCTCGAGGGTGGTGGCCGTCTGGTCGTCGAGCTCAACGCCGAGGAGGCCGGCGCCCTGGGCGACGCCCTCAAGAACGTCGTCGGGTGA
- a CDS encoding leucyl aminopeptidase family protein — protein MSRGTASSTVGPTLPSQVSPPDVALTRQPLHALTGVDVIALPVHPGDLEDDGALGAPVLGPGAAELADDLDLDLVAIAEAARATGAVGDVVTVPVPLGGPDNADLRLVLLVGVGQARPIDLRRAGAVVARATRDRTAVATTIAALDPEHGIESFVVGVMLGSFGFSWRSSPPEHVPVARVVLAGLPDSADVVDRAALDRAVALGGAGWRARQLATVPSNLKTPAWLAEQAELLAAEAGLTCRVWDDVQLRDEGFGGIIGVGQGSASPPRLIRLDYTPAKARRGTPTVVLVGKGITFDTGGISIKPAQGMVAMKRDMTGGAVVLATMAALAAVGCPVKVVGLVPAAENAVSGSATRPGDVLRHYGGRTSEVTNTDAEGRLVLADALAYAVAELRPAAIVDVATLTGGVKVALGQQVGGLFATDDVLAEALLESGETAGEPLWRFPLFAGYEDKLASKVADADNGPSGPAAIMAALFLQHFVADVPWAHLDIASVGDAPDDSYEWTAGPTGFGARALLTWLGSPDPLAGVGATS, from the coding sequence GTGAGCCGGGGCACTGCCTCCTCCACCGTCGGGCCGACCCTGCCGAGCCAGGTCTCGCCGCCTGACGTCGCGCTGACGCGCCAGCCCTTGCACGCCCTCACCGGCGTCGACGTGATCGCCCTGCCCGTGCACCCCGGCGATCTCGAGGACGACGGTGCGCTCGGCGCACCCGTCCTGGGCCCGGGCGCGGCAGAGCTGGCCGACGACCTCGACCTCGACCTGGTCGCGATCGCCGAGGCGGCGCGCGCCACCGGCGCGGTCGGCGACGTCGTCACCGTGCCCGTGCCGCTCGGCGGACCCGACAACGCCGACCTGCGCCTGGTGCTGCTGGTCGGTGTCGGTCAGGCCCGGCCGATCGACCTGCGCCGCGCGGGCGCCGTCGTGGCCCGCGCCACCCGCGACCGTACGGCGGTCGCCACGACCATCGCCGCGCTCGACCCCGAGCACGGCATCGAGTCGTTCGTGGTCGGCGTGATGCTCGGCTCCTTCGGGTTCTCCTGGCGCTCGTCGCCGCCCGAGCACGTGCCCGTCGCCCGGGTCGTGCTCGCCGGGCTGCCCGACTCCGCCGACGTCGTCGACCGCGCTGCGCTCGACCGGGCCGTCGCCCTCGGCGGCGCCGGCTGGCGGGCGCGCCAGCTCGCCACCGTGCCCTCCAACCTCAAGACCCCCGCCTGGCTGGCCGAGCAGGCCGAGCTGCTGGCCGCCGAGGCCGGGCTTACCTGTCGCGTGTGGGACGACGTCCAGCTGCGTGACGAGGGCTTCGGCGGCATCATCGGCGTCGGCCAGGGCTCGGCGTCCCCGCCGCGACTGATCCGACTCGACTACACCCCGGCCAAGGCCCGGCGCGGCACCCCGACCGTGGTGCTCGTCGGCAAGGGCATCACCTTCGACACCGGCGGCATCTCCATCAAGCCCGCCCAGGGCATGGTCGCGATGAAGCGCGACATGACCGGTGGCGCCGTCGTCCTCGCCACCATGGCCGCGCTGGCCGCCGTCGGCTGCCCGGTCAAGGTCGTCGGGCTCGTCCCGGCCGCCGAGAACGCCGTCTCCGGCAGCGCCACCCGCCCCGGCGACGTGCTGCGCCACTACGGCGGCCGCACCAGCGAGGTCACCAACACCGACGCCGAGGGCCGGCTGGTGCTCGCCGACGCCCTCGCGTACGCCGTCGCCGAGCTCCGCCCCGCCGCGATCGTCGACGTCGCCACCCTGACCGGCGGCGTCAAGGTCGCGCTCGGTCAGCAGGTCGGCGGCCTGTTCGCCACCGACGACGTCCTCGCCGAGGCGCTGCTCGAGTCGGGTGAGACCGCGGGCGAGCCGCTGTGGCGCTTCCCGCTCTTCGCCGGCTACGAGGACAAGCTGGCCTCCAAGGTCGCCGACGCCGACAACGGCCCGTCCGGTCCTGCGGCGATCATGGCGGCGCTGTTCCTGCAGCACTTCGTCGCCGACGTCCCGTGGGCCCACCTCGACATCGCGTCGGTCGGCGACGCCCCCGACGACTCCTACGAGTGGACCGCCGGGCCGACCGGCTTCGGCGCGCGGGCCCTGCTCACCTGGCTCGGCTCGCCCGACCCGCTGGCCGGGGTCGGCGCGACCTCGTGA